One genomic region from Henningerozyma blattae CBS 6284 chromosome 2, complete genome encodes:
- the AMS1 gene encoding alpha-mannosidase (similar to Saccharomyces cerevisiae AMS1 (YGL156W); ancestral locus Anc_2.311) has translation MSYQSISYDPSFKPVQRIYEDRLRQFIQDGGDYKDLNLPKFYDFKRIRLDQNHVKVQWYQVPFEQGSSPVSPDKRPAWKEIIEKDSRGELNFQDASINQPFGPSWSTTWFKIELQIPQDWLESGEQLIFDWDCSNEGVVIDPKTLLPKTAFSGSERTEYRLPMDQKDGKYFFYIEAGNNGMFGCGEGSTINPPNDNRYFGLRMADIVWPDWEARALYYDFWMLGDAARELPGDSWQKNKARQLANNVMNIFDYNDRSSVKKCRDYLKANFYDEFLNDSKVYQKGNLDLLTNVYAMGNCHIDTAWLWPFAETRRKIVRSWSSQTTLMDEYPEYQFVASQAQQFKWLLQDHPEFFNDVLIPKVQQSKFFPIGGSWVENDTNMPSGESLARQFFFGQRFFLKHFGFKSNVFWLPDTFGYSSQVPQICQLSGINRFLTQKLSWNNINDFPHSTFNWAGIDGSQLLTHMPPGNTYTADSHFGDVLRTSRQNKTNEMYGSGLMLYGKGDGGGGPTREMLEKMRRIRSMSNKNGNIVPKLQVGTTIDQFYDDILKNTNNGKTLPTWNGELYFEFHRGTYTTQANTKRMMRLSEIKLHDLEWIATKTSILYPDNYQYPAKDINELWEHVLLCQFHDVLPGSCIEIVYKYESIPLLEYVVRKANDLIDAACEFLKSKTPASNLQLGTLPWSKHDLIVLPNEQKTNLSIKDRNDEIIMNNSKLNVIIDKKTGVITSITDVKTGVEYLDLKNGRNTLGANQFVMFDDKPLSWQAWDTELYSVNQYKYLNEVENVSILDNSENKVSVQVSLPLGNDCKIISTISLNSVTEKNSDESLISINTKVYNWNKRNEFLKVEFPVNIRNEYASYETQFGITKRPTHYNTSWDVAKFEVCHHKFADYSEYSKGVSILNDSKFGFSTHGNLMRLSLLRSSKAPDANADMGCHEINYAIYPHRDQLSASTVKLAFDFNYRFKYPIAESNVEKFNELVKLEGDRNVILSNIKRGEDDKSINSDYTLKPSEGKSVVVRLYESLGGESFTTLLTTLPIKKVEKIDNLEMYQLEQLNFRLADNQKKSYEIPLKLRPFEIASVKLYF, from the coding sequence ATGTCGTATCAGAGTATTAGCTACGATCCCTCGTTCAAACCCGTTCAAAGGATTTACGAGGATCGTCTAAGACAGTTTATCCAAGATGGAGGTGAttataaagatttaaatttaccTAAATTTTACGatttcaaaagaattagatTAGACCAGAATCACGTCAAAGTCCAATGGTATCAAGTACCTTTTGAACAAGGTTCATCCCCAGTGTCACCCGATAAGAGGCCTGCATggaaagaaattattgagAAGGATTCACGTGGCGAATTGAATTTCCAAGATGCTTCTATCAATCAACCATTTGGCCCAAGTTGGTCTACCACTTggtttaaaattgaattgcAGATTCCTCAAGATTGGCTGGAATCTGGTGAACAATTGATTTTTGATTGGGATTGTTCCAATGAAGGGGTGGTCATTGATCCAAAGACTTTGCTACCAAAGACTGCCTTTTCTGGTTCAGAAAGAACCGAATATAGATTACCTATGGACCAAAAAGATGGGAAGTATTTTTTCTACATAGAAGCAGGTAATAATGGTATGTTCGGTTGTGGTGAAGGTTCCACCATTAATCCTCCAAATGATAATAGATATTTTGGTTTAAGAATGGCAGATATCGTATGGCCTGATTGGGAGGCAAGAGCTTTATATTATGATTTCTGGATGTTGGGAGATGCAGCTAGAGAATTACCTGGTGACTCTTGGCAGAAAAACAAAGCAAGACAATTGGCTAATAATGTTATGAACATATTCGATTATAATGATCGTTCTTCAGTAAAAAAATGTCGGGATTACTTAAAGGCCAACTTTTACGATGAATTCTTAAACGATTCCAAAGTTTACCAAAAGGGTAATCTGGATCTATTGACAAATGTATATGCAATGGGTAATTGCCATATTGACACTGCTTGGTTATGGCCTTTTGCTGaaacaagaagaaaaatcGTCAGATCTTGGTCTTCTCAAACTACATTGATGGATGAATATCCAGAATATCAATTTGTCGCATCACAAGCTCAACAATTTAAGTGGTTATTGCAAGATCATCCTGAATTCTTTAATGATGTATTGATTCCAAAAGTTCAACAATCCAAGTTTTTCCCCATTGGTGGTTCTTGGGTGGAAAATGATACTAATATGCCCTCTGGTGAATCCCTAGCAAGgcaatttttctttggcCAAAGATTTTTCTTGAAACATTTTGGCTTTAAATCAAATGTATTTTGGTTACCGGATACTTTTGGTTACTCCTCTCAAGTTCCTCAAATTTGTCAATTATCTGGTATCAATAGATTTTTAACtcaaaaattatcttgGAATAACATTAATGATTTCCCTCACTCAACTTTTAACTGGGCAGGTATTGATGGTTCTCAATTATTAACCCATATGCCACCGGGTAATACTTACACTGCAGATTCTCATTTTGGTGACGTTTTAAGAACTTCAAGACAAAATAAGACAAATGAAATGTATGGCTCAGGCTTAATGCTATATGGTAAAGGTGATGGTGGTGGTGGTCCAACTAGAGAAATGTTAGAGAAAATGAGACGTATTAGATCTATGTCAAACAAAAATGGCAATATAGTGCCAAAATTACAAGTAGGGACTACGATTGATCAATTTTATGATGATATCTTAAAGAACACTAATAATGGTAAGACCTTACCTACTTGGAATGgtgaattatattttgaattccATAGAGGTACTTATACAACTCAAGCCAATACAAAACGTATGATGAGATTATCTGAAATCAAATTACATGATCTAGAATGGATTGCTACAAAGACTTCAATCTTATATCCAGATAATTATCAATACCCAGctaaagatattaatgaattatggGAACATGTTTTGTTATGTCAATTCCATGACGTTTTGCCAGGTTCCTGTATTGAAATCGTTTATAAATACGAATCTATTCCATTACTGGAATATGTGGTAAGGAAGGCCAATGATTTGATTGATGCTGCATGTGAATTCTTAAAATCAAAGACACCTGCAAGTAATTTGCAATTGGGTACATTACCATGGTCAAAGCATGATCTAATAGTTTTACCAAATGAGCAAAAAACTAATCTTTCTATTAAAGACagaaatgatgaaattattatgaataattccaaattaaACGTCATTATTGATAAGAAAACTGGTGTTATTACTAGTATCACAGACGTAAAGACAGGTGTGGAATACTTGGATTTGAAGAATGGTAGAAATACCTTAGGTGCCAATCAATTCGTCATGTTTGATGATAAGCCATTATCATGGCAAGCTTGGGATACTGAATTATATTCAGTAAACCAATACAAATACTTGAATGAAGTTGAAAATGTTTCAATTCTTGACAATtctgaaaataaagtatCTGTTCAAGTGTCTCTTCCACTTGGAAATGATTGTAAGATTATTTCtacaatttcattaaattctGTCACAGAAAAGAATTCAGATGAAAGTTtgatttcaattaatacTAAAGTTTATAATTGGAACAAGAGAAATGAATTCTTGAAGGTTGAATTCCCtgttaatattagaaatgaaTATGCTTCTTATGAAACTCAATTCGGTATTACAAAAAGACCAACCCATTATAACACTTCATGGGACGTTGCAAAATTTGAAGTTTGTCATCATAAATTCGCTGATTACTCAGAATACAGTAAAGGTGTTTCTATCTTGAATGATTCCAAATTTGGGTTTTCTACTCATGGTAATTTGATGagattatctttattacGTTCTTCAAAGGCTCCAGATGCTAATGCTGACATGGGGTGTCATGAGATTAATTATGCCATATACCCACATAGAGACCAATTATCCGCTTCTACTGTTAAATTGGCCTTTGATTTTAACTACAGATTTAAATATCCAATTGCAGAATCTAATGTCGAAAAGTTTAATGAATTAGTCAAATTAGAAGGTGATAGAAATGTCATTTTATCCAACATTAAGAGAGGTGAAGATGacaaatcaattaattcagATTATACTTTAAAACCATCAGAAGGTAAATCAGTAGTTGTTAGACTTTATGAGTCGTTAGGTGGTGAATCATTCACTACTTTATTAACAACTTtaccaattaaaaaagttgaaaaaattgataacTTGGAAATGTATCAATTAGAACAACTGAACTTCCGATTGGCTGATAACCAAAAGAAATCTTATGAAATTCCTTTGAAATTAAGACCTTTCGAGATAGCTTCTGTTAAACTATACTTCTAA
- the CDC43 gene encoding protein geranylgeranyltransferase type I subunit CDC43 (similar to Saccharomyces cerevisiae CDC43 (YGL155W); ancestral locus Anc_2.312) has protein sequence MSNEFRATLHLKFMGRHLMMLPPTYQSHDPNKMAIIYYSLCGIAATDKTQIETKYSKSREFILAHHKTIELKDDQKICTISGFIGTLTLDFQDNKVITINLSNTLFALLSLRILGETSFFENSKHKRHIGNLVKNCQLPDGSFVSSLDIDNGFKPSPVDSKDLRYTYMAISILYLMGSRSKQDFNEFIDVDLAVKNILNHQTLLGAFGEYNEPHAGYTSCALSALYLLNRSLNVLSESFKSKTISWLVFRQLSNEGCSKFQIDSNPSFDEADNGGFQGRPNKFADTCYAFWCMNSLKLLTDDWKNLIDTSAVLNYLLKTTQNTLIGGFSKNDDDDPDIYHTCLGIAALKLLDGSFDGSLCIPKYVSDTMVL, from the coding sequence ATGTCGAATGAGTTCCGTGCAACCTTACATCTAAAATTCATGGGTAGACATTTAATGATGCTCCCTCCAACATATCAAAGTCATGATCCAAATAAAATGgcaataatatattattcattatgTGGAATAGCTGCAACTGACAAAACCCAAATTGAAACTAAGTATAGCAAGAGTAGGGAATTTATTTTAGCACATCATAAAACCattgaattgaaagatgatcaaaaaatttgtaCGATTTCTGGTTTTATTGGCACTCTAACTTTAGATTTCCAGGATAATAAAGTAATaacaattaatttatcaaataccCTTTTCGCTTTATTAAGTTTAAGAATTCTTGGTGAAACTTCCTTTTTCGAGAATTCAAAACATAAAAGACATATTGGAAATTTAGTAAAAAATTGCCAATTGCCAGATGGTTCATTTGTTTCAAGCCTAGACATAGACAATGGTTTTAAACCATCACCTGTTGattcaaaagatttaagATATACGTATATGGCcatttctattttataCCTCATGGGATCTAGGAGCAAACaagattttaatgaattcaTCGATGTCGATTTAGctgttaaaaatattttgaatcatCAAACACTGTTAGGTGCTTTTGGAGAATATAATGAGCCACATGCTGGCTATACTTCATGTGCTCTATCTGCTTTGTACTTGTTAAACCGTTCCTTGAATGTCCTTTCtgaatcatttaaatcaaaaactATATCTTGGCTAGTATTTAGACAATTATCAAATGAAGGATGCAGTAAATTCCAAATAGATTCAAACCCTTCCTTTGATGAAGCGGATAATGGTGGGTTTCAAGGTAGGCCCAACAAGTTTGCTGATACATGCTATGCCTTTTGGTGTatgaattctttaaaattgcTCACAGATgattggaaaaatttaatagacACATCTGCAGttctaaattatcttttaaaaacgACGCAAAACACTCTAATTGGTGGATTTAgtaaaaatgatgatgacgacCCAGATATTTACCATACTTGTCTTGGTATTGCTGCATTAAAATTGTTGGATGGCTCTTTTGATGGTTCTTTATGTATTCCAAAATATGTAAGTGATACCATGgtattataa